Proteins encoded in a region of the Mercenaria mercenaria strain notata chromosome 1, MADL_Memer_1, whole genome shotgun sequence genome:
- the LOC128557015 gene encoding palmitoyltransferase ZDHHC22-like → MELRERNKPEESLKEKLRAKWHTRDFTPKEHHSNIFGMNFFFISSISLLIESLFFLVPRVFPETRWIMSLVTFIMFCETLLNWHRSYFDTANYVKSETKEKYFPDTDETPAGWKSCFKCQVDVPPRAHHCKHCGKCMLKRVHHCFLTGSCIGFHNQKFFIMFCLWSAISLGFCVKLQLSYLHVDLPLNSLEIFTYLPPVTLVKYVLGYISLGQTFIALHFFITAATFITSVLAFLWHLFLLLEGVTMYEGFKGIYGYAGTRAENIRSVFGSFLYIPVLIFLPYRFDQSMNGIQWKLRSKRVKGN, encoded by the exons ATGGAGCTGAGGGAAAGGAATAAACCTGAGGAAAGTTTGAAGGAAAAACTGCGTGCAAAATGGCACACGAGAGATTTTACACCGAAAGAACACCACTCGAATATATTTGGAATGAACTTCTTCTTCATCTCGTCAATCTCTCTGCTAATTGAAAGTTTGTTCTTTCTGGTACCTCGTGTTTTTCCAGAGACAAGGTGGATCATGTCTTTAGTGACATTCATAATGTTTTGTGAGACTCTTTTGAACTGGCATAGATCATATTTTGACACGGCAAATTATGTGAAATCGGAAACAAAGGAAAAATACTTCCCAGATACAGATGAAACACCAGCTGGCTGGAAGAGCTGCTTCAAATGCCAG GTAGATGTTCCACCAAGAGCTCATCATTGCAAACACTGTGGTAAATGCATGTTGAAGCGAGTCCATCATTGTTTCCTGACCGGTTCCTGTATCGGCTTTCATAACCAGAAGTTCTTCATCATGTTTTGCCTCTGGTCGGCTATAAGCCTGGGATTCTGCGTAAAACTTCAGCTGTCCTACCTCCATGTTGATCTACCTCTAAACTCATTGGAAATCTTCACCTACCTCCCACCCGTTACCCTAGTCAAATACGTCTTGGGATACATTAGTCTTGGACAAACATTTATTGCATTGCATTTCTTTATAACTGCTGCAACATTTATTACTTCAGTTTTAGCTTTCTTGTGGCACTTATTCCTTCTTTTAGAAGGGGTAACAATGTATGAAGGTTTTAAGGGAATTTATGGATATGCTGGCACAAGGGCAGAGAATATCAGGTCAGTGTTCGGATCATTTTTATACATTCCAGTTCTGATATTTTTGCCCTATAGATTTGATCAATCAATGAATGGAATACAATGGAAATTAAGGTCTAAACGGGTGAAAGGGAATTAA